In one Methanobrevibacter arboriphilus genomic region, the following are encoded:
- the msrB gene encoding peptide-methionine (R)-S-oxide reductase MsrB → MEAYFSKLKGVVETKVGYANGFIPNPSYEEVCRIDTGHAETVKIVYNKNIISLHRLIEEFFKIIDPTTLNQQGADIGKQYRTGIYYVSDGSREASKDLAIIKNVFSQEQKKHEGHNKSVVTEIKPLESFYEAEDYHQKYLDKNPSGYCHINLDLIPKDILEIETTSSELIDDYDFDECNYKYFTPEEKEERLKRLSSLEYEVTQKNATEAPGTGKYNDFNEEGIYVDVVSGEPLFTSLDKFDSGCGWPSFTKTIDDDVIDESKDTSHGMVRTELKSKIAKSHLGHVFDDGPIEKGGKRYCINSASLKFIPLKDLKKEGYGDYLQLFKK, encoded by the coding sequence ATTGAAGCATACTTCTCAAAATTAAAAGGTGTTGTTGAAACTAAAGTAGGTTATGCTAATGGATTTATTCCAAATCCTAGCTATGAAGAAGTATGTAGGATAGATACAGGTCATGCTGAAACAGTTAAGATTGTTTATAATAAAAATATAATTTCTCTTCATCGATTGATTGAAGAATTTTTTAAAATTATCGATCCAACTACATTAAACCAACAAGGTGCTGATATTGGTAAACAATATCGTACTGGAATTTACTATGTTTCAGATGGTTCTAGAGAAGCTTCAAAGGATTTAGCTATTATAAAAAATGTTTTTTCTCAAGAACAAAAAAAACATGAGGGACATAATAAATCAGTTGTTACTGAAATAAAACCTCTTGAGTCTTTTTATGAAGCTGAAGATTACCATCAAAAGTATCTAGATAAGAATCCTAGTGGATATTGTCATATTAATTTAGATTTAATTCCTAAAGATATTCTAGAAATTGAAACTACTAGCTCGGAACTTATTGATGATTATGACTTTGATGAGTGTAATTATAAATATTTTACTCCAGAAGAAAAAGAAGAGAGATTAAAAAGATTATCTTCTCTTGAATATGAAGTTACTCAGAAAAATGCAACAGAAGCACCAGGCACTGGTAAATACAACGATTTCAATGAGGAAGGAATTTATGTTGATGTTGTTAGTGGAGAACCTCTTTTTACATCTTTAGATAAGTTTGATTCAGGTTGTGGTTGGCCTTCATTTACAAAAACTATTGATGATGATGTTATTGATGAAAGTAAAGATACTTCTCATGGAATGGTTAGGACTGAACTTAAAAGTAAAATAGCTAAATCCCATTTAGGGCATGTTTTTGATGATGGACCTATAGAAAAAGGTGGAAAAAGGTATTGTATAAATTCAGCATCTTTAAAGTTCATACCTCTTAAAGATCTTAAAAAAGAGGGATATGGTGATTATTTACAGTTATTTAAAAAATAA
- a CDS encoding nitroreductase family protein produces the protein MEFSELIEKRYSVRGYKKDPIEKEKLDKILNAGIIAPTGVNAQAFKIYVIDTEKHKEALEKIYPQPWFVEAPIVLCLAMAPAKSWTRPWDGRNISDIDAGIVMDHIILQATDLGIGTCFIGAFKKYAAQDLLQLDEEYEPVLFTPLGYPDDDGRNTSRKSIEELVVYK, from the coding sequence ATGGAATTTTCAGAACTTATTGAAAAAAGATACAGTGTAAGAGGATATAAAAAAGACCCTATTGAAAAAGAAAAGCTTGATAAAATTTTAAATGCAGGAATAATTGCTCCAACAGGAGTTAATGCACAAGCTTTTAAAATTTATGTTATTGATACTGAAAAGCATAAAGAAGCTTTGGAAAAGATTTACCCTCAACCATGGTTTGTTGAAGCACCTATAGTTTTGTGTTTAGCTATGGCTCCAGCTAAATCTTGGACTCGTCCATGGGATGGAAGAAATATTAGTGATATTGATGCAGGCATTGTAATGGATCATATTATTTTACAAGCAACTGATTTAGGAATTGGAACTTGTTTCATCGGCGCTTTTAAAAAGTATGCTGCTCAAGATCTTTTACAACTTGATGAAGAATATGAACCTGTTTTATTTACTCCTTTAGGATATCCAGATGATGATGGTAGAAATACATCAAGAAAGTCTATTGAAGAATTGGTTGTTTATAAATAA
- a CDS encoding SdpI family protein, translated as MKTIKFILPLAILNFLTLILVSFGLPDVVPTHVNMYGSIDSFGSKWFIPLFGIIPIILIAIYILYLYYGESDINRSIEEKVIPAIAFLFIIISWIPVFLALGFSDSNNPLNLASIDIFHFPIDIVPLILILLSVFFIFIGYFMEDIKPNHFLGIRTPWTIKNDIVWKKTHKLGSYTYMIAGFVLLVYALATFLSNNIVYSIIGLLLSIILVLIIPIIYSYYKFNEIRN; from the coding sequence ATGAAAACTATCAAATTTATTCTTCCTTTAGCTATATTGAATTTTTTAACTTTAATTTTAGTGAGCTTTGGACTTCCTGATGTTGTTCCTACTCATGTTAATATGTATGGATCTATAGATTCATTTGGCTCTAAATGGTTCATCCCACTGTTTGGGATTATTCCAATTATCCTCATTGCTATTTACATCTTGTATTTATATTATGGAGAGTCAGATATAAACAGAAGTATTGAGGAAAAGGTGATTCCAGCAATAGCTTTTCTTTTTATTATTATAAGTTGGATTCCAGTCTTTTTAGCTTTAGGATTTAGTGATAGTAACAATCCTTTGAATTTAGCATCTATAGATATATTTCATTTTCCTATTGATATTGTTCCTTTAATTTTAATATTATTGTCAGTTTTCTTTATTTTCATTGGTTATTTTATGGAAGATATAAAGCCTAATCATTTTTTAGGTATTAGGACTCCTTGGACTATTAAAAATGATATTGTTTGGAAAAAAACTCATAAATTAGGTTCTTATACTTATATGATAGCGGGCTTTGTTTTATTAGTCTATGCATTAGCTACATTTTTAAGTAACAATATTGTTTATAGTATTATTGGTTTACTTCTTTCTATAATTTTAGTTTTAATAATTCCTATAATATATTCTTATTATAAATTTAATGAAATAAGGAATTAA
- a CDS encoding ATP synthase subunit H, whose product MTAISEAIKTIKEAENNADELVNDSKAKSIEMIENAKLESANIIKEAKESAKDQAKDIIFKIEENARKEARLIIDKTEKNVNVFENESRSNIDEAASIIVKNIL is encoded by the coding sequence ATGACAGCGATATCGGAAGCTATTAAAACGATTAAGGAAGCCGAAAATAATGCTGATGAATTAGTTAATGATTCTAAAGCAAAATCAATTGAAATGATTGAAAATGCGAAATTAGAATCTGCTAATATCATTAAAGAAGCTAAAGAATCAGCTAAAGATCAGGCTAAAGATATTATTTTTAAAATAGAAGAAAATGCAAGAAAAGAAGCAAGATTAATAATCGATAAGACTGAAAAAAATGTCAATGTTTTTGAAAATGAATCTCGGTCTAATATTGACGAAGCTGCTTCAATTATTGTCAAAAATATACTATAA
- a CDS encoding V-type ATP synthase subunit I gives MFQTERMRKLKVITLSKYSPVTVKKLHEEGIVQINDISERIQQNPEWGQLLKPSKATPLTSKVSSLLMKATGISELFGDVLTPNLGIKDMISSYINPVIPNKVEVEEIDIDSLIVKAESILSEVESQTSVIEDKIAALDTETSELNSKKDLAEKLKNFDMDLSLLEDSKYTSNIVGRINVESVQEFKKDIKNISDDILILEENDNDKNQIIFIIKFLNSYKNDVYSLLRRFEFEKFEITGLEGNPNELINSADSRLKSIENEKSHLSNELKELADKWDDEIFVIKEQLEIEKDRNEIFATFGETENTTMLEAWVPLKKLDETLALIDSSTEGHSVVEVEEPTIDDDDEVPVLQDNPAYAKPYEFLVGMYAPLRYNEIDPTILVALSFPFFFGFCLTDGFYGIIDALIGYILFRGLGKRSETMKSFGLILIACGIWTVVLALISNGFVGDFYGRIFPLILPGFFTAGAALPTTIGWFDAFGHPDHILMMAILTGIIYLNIGFIIGAINNYRYGNKKEALTAQIVWFVLEAGIVFLALGFIMPSVGMLGLVTGGVLLAASLVLLLYGGGAYGIMDIFGFMGDIISFSRLLALCLSTGGIAMTVNILTVMCGEMIPFIGIVVAIIVFIFGHIINLLFQSLGAFINALRLNYVEFFSQFYMSGKNRFQAFGVNRVYTKLKGDN, from the coding sequence ATGTTCCAAACAGAAAGGATGCGTAAACTCAAAGTTATAACATTGAGTAAATACTCTCCAGTAACTGTTAAAAAGTTGCATGAAGAGGGTATTGTTCAAATCAATGATATATCAGAACGTATTCAACAAAATCCTGAATGGGGGCAGCTATTAAAGCCTTCAAAGGCTACTCCACTCACTAGTAAGGTTTCTTCGCTTTTAATGAAAGCTACTGGAATTTCAGAGTTATTTGGTGATGTATTAACTCCAAATTTGGGTATCAAGGATATGATTAGTTCTTATATAAACCCTGTTATTCCTAATAAAGTAGAAGTTGAAGAAATTGATATTGATAGCTTAATTGTTAAAGCAGAATCAATTCTAAGTGAGGTAGAGTCTCAAACAAGTGTTATAGAGGATAAAATTGCTGCTCTTGATACAGAAACTAGTGAACTTAATTCAAAAAAAGATTTAGCCGAAAAATTAAAAAATTTTGACATGGATTTATCTCTTTTAGAGGATTCTAAGTACACTTCTAATATTGTAGGAAGGATAAATGTTGAATCTGTCCAAGAATTCAAAAAAGACATTAAAAATATTAGTGATGATATTTTAATATTAGAAGAAAATGACAACGATAAAAATCAAATTATCTTTATTATTAAATTTTTAAATAGTTATAAAAATGATGTTTATTCTTTATTAAGAAGATTTGAGTTTGAAAAATTTGAAATTACTGGATTAGAAGGAAATCCTAATGAGCTAATAAATTCAGCTGATTCAAGACTTAAATCTATAGAAAATGAAAAATCTCATTTATCTAATGAATTGAAAGAATTAGCTGATAAATGGGATGATGAAATATTTGTCATCAAAGAACAGTTAGAAATCGAAAAAGATAGAAATGAGATTTTTGCTACATTTGGTGAAACTGAAAATACAACCATGCTTGAAGCATGGGTTCCTTTAAAAAAATTAGATGAAACTTTAGCTTTAATTGATTCATCTACTGAGGGACATTCTGTTGTTGAGGTCGAAGAACCTACAATAGATGATGATGATGAAGTTCCTGTTCTTCAAGATAATCCTGCTTATGCTAAACCATACGAGTTTCTTGTAGGTATGTATGCCCCATTAAGATATAATGAGATTGATCCTACTATTCTTGTAGCTTTGTCTTTCCCATTTTTCTTTGGTTTTTGTTTAACTGATGGTTTTTATGGAATAATCGATGCTCTTATTGGATATATTCTTTTTAGAGGTTTAGGTAAGAGAAGCGAAACTATGAAGAGCTTTGGTTTAATTTTAATTGCTTGTGGTATATGGACGGTTGTTCTGGCACTTATAAGTAATGGTTTTGTTGGAGATTTTTATGGTAGGATTTTCCCACTGATTTTACCTGGCTTTTTTACAGCAGGAGCTGCTTTGCCAACTACAATTGGTTGGTTTGATGCATTTGGACATCCTGATCATATATTGATGATGGCTATATTAACTGGTATTATATATTTGAATATTGGTTTTATAATAGGTGCAATCAATAATTATAGATATGGAAATAAAAAAGAAGCTTTAACTGCTCAAATCGTTTGGTTTGTTTTAGAAGCAGGAATTGTATTTTTAGCATTAGGTTTCATAATGCCTTCTGTTGGAATGCTAGGATTAGTGACTGGTGGAGTACTACTTGCTGCAAGTTTAGTTCTTTTACTATATGGTGGAGGAGCTTATGGAATAATGGATATATTTGGATTTATGGGAGATATAATTTCATTTTCACGTTTATTAGCACTTTGTCTTTCTACAGGTGGAATTGCTATGACTGTAAATATATTAACAGTAATGTGTGGTGAAATGATTCCATTTATAGGAATTGTTGTTGCAATTATTGTCTTTATTTTCGGACATATTATTAACTTGCTCTTCCAGAGTCTAGGTGCATTTATTAACGCACTTCGTTTAAACTATGTTGAATTTTTCTCTCAATTTTACATGAGTGGTAAAAATAGGTTCCAAGCATTTGGTGTGAACAGAGTTTATACAAAATTAAAAGGTGATAATTAA
- a CDS encoding ATP synthase subunit K (produces ATP from ADP in the presence of a proton gradient across the membrane; the K subunit is a nonenzymatic component which binds the dimeric form by interacting with the G and E subunits): MVEIVLGTALAAIGAGIAVGFAGLGSGLGQGIVAAGSVGAVAEDNDMFARGIIFSALPETQAIYGFLVAILLLVFSGLLGSGSLDITSGIVAIGVGAAVGFAGLGSGMGQGIVASASIGAVVEDNDMFARGIIFSALPETQAIYGFLIAILLMVFGGILG, translated from the coding sequence ATGGTAGAAATTGTTTTAGGAACTGCTTTAGCAGCTATTGGGGCTGGAATAGCAGTAGGTTTTGCTGGATTAGGATCAGGTTTAGGTCAAGGAATAGTAGCAGCAGGGAGTGTTGGTGCAGTAGCAGAAGATAATGATATGTTTGCTAGAGGTATTATCTTCTCTGCATTGCCTGAAACTCAGGCTATTTATGGGTTTTTAGTAGCTATTCTCTTGTTAGTATTTTCCGGATTATTAGGTTCTGGTTCATTAGACATCACATCAGGTATTGTTGCTATTGGTGTTGGTGCTGCAGTTGGTTTTGCTGGTCTTGGTTCTGGTATGGGTCAAGGTATAGTTGCTTCTGCATCTATCGGAGCAGTAGTTGAAGATAATGACATGTTTGCTAGAGGTATTATATTCTCTGCATTACCTGAGACTCAAGCTATTTACGGGTTCTTGATTGCTATATTATTAATGGTATTCGGCGGAATATTAGGTTAG
- a CDS encoding V-type proton ATPase subunit E, with translation MSSGTDKIVSNITSEAQNTADNIIQQAEEEVKSILDNGNKQSELEKNKILEDAKKQSDMKYQQIISEAKMNSRRLELETRAKLIEEAFDKATTDLTDIASTNDVKYVNSLKDMIKEAAIEIGGGNLVVLLKEEDISKISGDIDNIANEVKSELSKETTLKIGEPISTIGGAVLKTENGEIEVNNTIEARMLRFKKFLRSEVAKVLFK, from the coding sequence ATGAGTTCTGGGACAGATAAAATTGTCTCTAATATAACCTCTGAAGCTCAGAATACTGCAGATAATATTATTCAACAAGCAGAAGAAGAAGTAAAATCTATTTTAGATAATGGAAATAAACAATCTGAACTTGAAAAGAATAAAATACTTGAAGATGCCAAAAAGCAATCCGATATGAAATATCAGCAGATAATATCTGAAGCTAAAATGAATTCTCGTCGATTAGAATTAGAGACAAGAGCTAAATTAATTGAAGAAGCTTTTGATAAAGCTACTACTGATTTAACTGATATAGCATCTACAAATGATGTTAAATATGTAAATTCTTTAAAAGATATGATTAAAGAAGCTGCTATTGAAATTGGTGGTGGAAACTTAGTTGTATTATTAAAAGAGGAAGACATTTCAAAAATTAGTGGAGATATTGATAATATTGCTAATGAGGTTAAATCTGAATTATCAAAAGAAACCACATTAAAAATTGGTGAACCTATTTCAACTATTGGGGGAGCTGTATTAAAAACTGAAAATGGTGAAATTGAAGTTAACAATACAATCGAAGCTAGAATGTTAAGATTTAAAAAGTTTTTACGTTCAGAAGTTGCAAAAGTTTTATTTAAATAG
- the ahaC gene encoding ATP synthase A1 subunit C has translation MADELIGIINNLGIPTEAFLVIVILAFLAIGAVIVIVASRPVLDIYPYLQPNARVRARKGRLFNEKQLSEIIEADNIEEVTNYLRGFKDYADYVDKYPIEKALDVQLAESYNLISRIAPNSVKDTFSLLAKKVDISNIKSLIAAKEMGLSREETLNFLIPVGNHYETFEQLADVKTVSDVINGLDGTEYATLLEDALPAYNESKMVLPLESALDKYFLESILSKSAVATDNNSRLLHEFIGTQVDVANLKLIIRAKNDNLSFDEAGSFLIKSGYQIREWKMKDLLESDSVSDIVGRLEGTDYHEVLSESLPEYNEKNSLEVLEKALDDLVYQTAKSLSIQNTLGVGPIISYLTKKENETKNLKLILRAKRDVNFSISEIQEMLV, from the coding sequence ATGGCTGATGAATTAATTGGAATAATAAACAATTTGGGCATCCCTACTGAAGCATTTCTTGTTATAGTAATTCTTGCTTTCTTGGCTATTGGAGCAGTTATTGTTATTGTTGCAAGTAGACCTGTATTGGATATTTATCCTTACCTCCAACCTAATGCTAGGGTTAGAGCTAGAAAAGGAAGATTATTCAATGAAAAACAACTTTCTGAGATAATAGAGGCAGATAATATTGAAGAAGTTACAAATTATCTTAGGGGTTTTAAGGATTATGCTGATTATGTAGATAAATATCCTATTGAAAAAGCTTTAGATGTTCAGCTCGCTGAATCATATAATTTAATTTCAAGAATAGCTCCGAATTCAGTTAAAGATACTTTTTCTCTTCTAGCTAAAAAGGTTGATATTTCAAATATAAAAAGTCTCATTGCTGCTAAAGAAATGGGTTTAAGTAGAGAAGAGACTTTAAATTTCTTAATACCTGTTGGAAACCATTATGAAACTTTTGAACAACTAGCTGATGTTAAAACAGTAAGTGATGTTATAAATGGTTTAGATGGAACTGAATATGCGACTTTACTTGAAGATGCACTTCCAGCTTATAATGAATCAAAGATGGTTTTACCTTTAGAGTCTGCTTTAGACAAATACTTTTTAGAAAGTATCTTATCAAAATCTGCAGTTGCTACTGATAATAACAGTAGATTATTACATGAATTTATCGGTACTCAAGTTGATGTGGCTAATCTAAAACTTATAATTAGGGCAAAAAATGATAATTTATCATTTGATGAAGCAGGTTCTTTCTTAATTAAAAGTGGTTATCAAATAAGAGAATGGAAAATGAAAGATCTTCTTGAATCTGATAGTGTTTCAGATATTGTTGGTAGATTAGAAGGAACTGATTATCACGAAGTGCTTTCTGAGTCTCTTCCAGAATATAATGAAAAAAATTCTCTTGAAGTTCTTGAAAAAGCTCTTGATGATCTAGTTTATCAAACTGCAAAGTCATTATCTATACAAAACACTTTAGGTGTAGGCCCAATAATTAGCTACTTAACAAAGAAAGAAAATGAGACTAAAAATTTAAAACTTATTCTACGTGCTAAAAGAGATGTTAACTTTTCAATATCTGAAATTCAGGAGATGTTAGTATGA
- a CDS encoding V-type ATP synthase subunit F → MKSSVAIIGDLDTVTGFQLGGVKVSKVVETNEDAENALDELINDEVSIIIITENIADNIRKYMEKKIGSNVLPMIIEIPDKSGPSDRESDPMGELIKRVIGVEMVK, encoded by the coding sequence ATGAAGTCCTCTGTAGCAATAATTGGAGATCTTGATACTGTTACAGGTTTTCAACTTGGTGGAGTAAAGGTAAGTAAAGTTGTAGAAACAAATGAAGATGCAGAAAATGCATTGGATGAATTAATTAATGATGAAGTTTCAATTATAATTATCACAGAGAATATAGCTGATAATATTAGGAAATACATGGAGAAAAAAATTGGGTCCAATGTATTACCAATGATTATTGAAATACCAGATAAATCTGGCCCATCTGATAGGGAAAGCGATCCTATGGGTGAACTTATTAAAAGAGTTATCGGGGTAGAGATGGTTAAATGA
- a CDS encoding ATP synthase subunit A: MITEGNIIKIAGPVIIADGMRGTQMHEMVKVGSDKLIGEIIELEGDTATIQVYEETAGLKPGEKIESTGGPLSVELGPGIMGSIFDGIQRPLEVIKEKTGDFIERGVDVPSIDKEKKWTFKPVAKVGDKVQGGDILGEVQETSAVLQKILLPPTIEGTVKSIVSSGEFTVEEDIAEIETADGVKKVQMLQKWPVRKGRPYKDKLDPDVPLVTGQRTQDTFFPVAKGGTAAIPGPFGSGKTVTQQQLAKWSDADIIVYVGCGERGNEMTEVLLEFPELEDPKTGNPLMDRTVLIANTSNMPVAAREACVYTGITIAEYFRDQGYDVALMADSTSRWAEAMREISGRLEEMPGEEGYPAYLASRLAQFYERAGRVNTLGSESKVSSVSVVGAVSPPGGDLSEPVTQNTLRICKVFWALDASLADKRHFPSIDWLQSYSLYVDSVQEWWKETVGGDWRSARDEAMVLLQKESELQEIVQLVGPDALPDSEQVTLETTRMLREDFLQQNAYHEVDTYCSPSKQFQLLSTIILFQKEANKALERGATSKDIIGLSVKEEIGRLKFIAEDEFPTKVKSVQEEIIKQCGEV, translated from the coding sequence ATGATTACTGAAGGAAATATTATTAAAATTGCAGGTCCTGTTATCATCGCAGATGGTATGAGAGGAACTCAAATGCATGAAATGGTTAAGGTAGGTAGCGACAAGCTTATTGGTGAAATCATCGAGCTTGAAGGTGACACTGCAACTATTCAGGTTTATGAAGAAACAGCTGGGTTAAAACCTGGTGAAAAAATAGAAAGTACTGGTGGGCCATTGTCTGTAGAACTTGGACCTGGTATTATGGGTTCAATCTTTGATGGAATTCAAAGACCACTAGAAGTTATTAAAGAAAAAACTGGTGACTTTATTGAAAGAGGTGTAGATGTACCATCTATCGATAAAGAGAAAAAATGGACTTTTAAACCAGTAGCAAAAGTTGGAGATAAAGTACAAGGTGGAGATATTCTTGGAGAAGTACAAGAAACTTCTGCAGTTCTTCAAAAGATTTTACTTCCTCCAACCATTGAAGGTACAGTAAAAAGTATTGTTAGTAGTGGTGAATTTACAGTAGAAGAAGATATCGCTGAGATAGAAACTGCTGATGGTGTTAAAAAAGTTCAAATGTTACAAAAATGGCCAGTTAGGAAAGGTAGACCTTACAAAGATAAACTTGACCCTGATGTTCCTCTTGTAACTGGACAAAGAACACAAGACACCTTTTTCCCTGTAGCTAAAGGTGGTACTGCTGCTATTCCTGGTCCTTTTGGTTCTGGAAAAACTGTTACACAACAACAATTAGCTAAATGGTCTGATGCAGATATTATTGTATATGTTGGATGTGGAGAACGTGGAAACGAAATGACTGAGGTACTTTTAGAGTTCCCAGAACTTGAAGATCCAAAAACTGGAAATCCTTTAATGGATAGAACAGTTCTTATAGCTAATACATCTAACATGCCTGTTGCAGCTCGTGAAGCTTGTGTATATACTGGTATTACTATTGCTGAATACTTCCGTGATCAAGGTTATGATGTAGCTCTTATGGCAGATTCAACTTCACGTTGGGCAGAAGCTATGAGAGAGATTTCAGGAAGGCTTGAAGAGATGCCTGGTGAAGAAGGATATCCTGCATACCTCGCTTCAAGGCTTGCTCAATTCTATGAAAGAGCTGGAAGAGTTAATACATTAGGTAGTGAAAGTAAAGTTTCCTCTGTTTCTGTTGTTGGAGCTGTTTCTCCTCCTGGTGGAGATTTATCTGAACCAGTTACACAAAACACTTTACGTATTTGTAAAGTATTTTGGGCATTAGATGCATCTCTTGCAGATAAACGTCATTTCCCTTCAATTGATTGGTTACAAAGTTATTCTTTATATGTTGATAGTGTACAAGAATGGTGGAAAGAAACTGTTGGGGGAGACTGGAGGTCTGCTCGTGATGAAGCTATGGTTTTACTACAAAAAGAATCTGAACTTCAAGAAATTGTACAACTTGTAGGTCCTGATGCACTTCCAGATAGTGAGCAAGTTACCTTAGAAACTACTCGTATGTTAAGAGAGGATTTCTTACAGCAAAATGCTTATCACGAAGTTGATACTTATTGTTCTCCTTCAAAACAATTCCAACTTTTAAGCACAATTATATTATTCCAAAAAGAAGCTAACAAAGCTTTAGAAAGAGGAGCTACCTCAAAAGATATTATTGGATTAAGTGTTAAAGAAGAGATTGGTAGGTTAAAATTTATTGCTGAAGATGAATTCCCTACAAAGGTGAAATCTGTTCAAGAAGAAATTATTAAACAATGTGGTGAGGTGTAA
- a CDS encoding ATP synthase subunit B, which produces MNTDIKTREYTTVTEVAGPLMIVEGVEGVAYNEIVEIETPDGENRRGQVLEVKKDVAVIQVFEGTSDLNTKNTKTRFTGETAKIGVSLDMMGRIFDGTGKPIDGGPEIIPEKELDINGNPMNPSAREFPAEFIQTGISTIDGMNTLVRGQKLPIFSGSGLPHNDLAAQIARQAKVIGEDTEFAVIFAAMGITHEEANFFMKDFERTGALERVTVFMNLADDPAIERILTPKMALTTAEYLAFEHDMHVLVILTDLTNYCEALREVSAARNEVPGRRGYPGYMYTDLAGLYERAGRVSGKEGSITQMPILVMPQDDITHPIPDLTGYITEGQIVLSRDLHRKGIYPPVDVLPSLSRLMSGGIGENRTREDHSGVSDQLYSAYAEGRDLRDLVAVVGEEALTERDQKFLKFADAFEEEFITQAKDEDRTIQETLDLGWKLLSLLPKAELKRVKEEHIPIYLPNE; this is translated from the coding sequence ATGAATACTGATATTAAAACAAGAGAATACACCACAGTTACTGAAGTTGCTGGTCCTTTAATGATTGTTGAAGGAGTAGAAGGTGTTGCTTATAATGAGATAGTAGAAATTGAAACACCAGATGGCGAAAACAGAAGAGGTCAAGTTCTTGAAGTTAAAAAAGATGTTGCAGTTATTCAAGTTTTTGAAGGAACTAGTGATTTAAATACTAAAAATACTAAAACCCGTTTTACTGGTGAAACTGCTAAGATTGGTGTTTCTTTAGATATGATGGGTCGTATTTTTGATGGTACTGGTAAACCTATTGATGGCGGTCCAGAGATTATACCTGAAAAAGAATTAGATATTAATGGTAACCCAATGAACCCTTCTGCTCGTGAATTTCCTGCAGAATTTATCCAAACCGGTATTTCTACTATTGATGGTATGAACACTTTAGTTAGAGGTCAAAAATTACCTATATTTTCAGGTTCTGGTTTACCTCACAATGACTTAGCTGCACAAATTGCAAGACAAGCTAAGGTAATTGGTGAAGATACTGAGTTTGCAGTTATATTTGCTGCTATGGGTATTACTCACGAAGAAGCTAACTTTTTCATGAAGGATTTTGAAAGAACTGGAGCTCTTGAAAGAGTTACTGTATTCATGAACTTAGCAGATGATCCTGCTATTGAAAGAATTCTTACTCCTAAAATGGCTCTTACTACTGCAGAATATTTAGCTTTTGAACATGATATGCATGTATTAGTTATTTTAACTGATTTAACTAACTATTGTGAAGCTTTAAGAGAGGTTTCTGCAGCTCGTAATGAGGTTCCTGGAAGAAGAGGTTATCCTGGATACATGTACACTGATTTAGCTGGTTTATATGAACGTGCTGGTCGTGTATCTGGTAAAGAAGGGTCTATTACTCAAATGCCTATATTAGTTATGCCTCAAGATGATATTACTCACCCAATTCCTGATTTAACTGGTTATATTACTGAAGGACAAATTGTACTTAGTCGTGATCTTCACAGAAAAGGTATTTATCCTCCTGTCGATGTACTTCCTTCTTTATCTCGTTTGATGAGTGGAGGTATTGGTGAAAACAGGACTCGTGAAGACCATAGTGGTGTTTCTGATCAATTGTACTCTGCTTATGCAGAAGGTCGTGATTTAAGAGATTTAGTAGCTGTTGTTGGTGAAGAAGCTCTTACTGAAAGAGATCAAAAGTTCTTGAAATTTGCTGATGCTTTTGAAGAAGAATTCATTACTCAAGCTAAAGATGAAGATAGGACTATCCAGGAAACTTTAGATCTTGGTTGGAAATTATTAAGTTTATTACCTAAAGCTGAACTTAAAAGGGTTAAGGAAGAACATATTCCTATTTATCTTCCAAATGAATAG